A stretch of Faecalibacterium duncaniae DNA encodes these proteins:
- a CDS encoding TetR/AcrR family transcriptional regulator, with the protein MATSKEEILKTSRVLIQQNGWEAVNIRAVAAACGVSVGCIYNYFGSKTDLVSAAVESIWSDIFRHPDDPAVFEDTLSCIRWMYRQMEYGSEQYPGFFTHHALGFVRQDTADGKQQMRQTWQHILDALTMVLTRDKKIRPDAFTEEFTRQKFAGILFSLMLSAVVQQDFDPTTVLEIIRRAIYEV; encoded by the coding sequence ATGGCAACGTCCAAGGAGGAGATCCTGAAAACGAGCCGGGTCCTCATCCAGCAGAATGGATGGGAAGCGGTCAACATCCGTGCAGTGGCAGCAGCCTGCGGGGTATCCGTGGGGTGCATCTACAACTACTTCGGTTCCAAGACCGATCTGGTGAGCGCGGCGGTGGAAAGCATCTGGAGCGATATCTTCCGCCACCCGGACGACCCGGCGGTGTTTGAGGATACCCTGTCCTGCATCCGCTGGATGTACCGGCAGATGGAGTACGGTTCTGAGCAGTACCCCGGCTTCTTCACCCACCACGCGCTTGGCTTTGTGCGGCAGGATACCGCCGATGGCAAGCAGCAGATGCGGCAGACCTGGCAGCACATCCTGGATGCGCTGACCATGGTGCTGACCAGGGACAAAAAGATCCGGCCAGACGCATTTACTGAGGAGTTCACCCGCCAGAAATTTGCGGGCATCCTGTTCTCCCTCATGCTTTCTGCCGTGGTGCAGCAGGATTTTGACCCCACAACGGTATTGGAGATCATCCGCAGGGCCATTTATGAAGTGTAA
- a CDS encoding YicC/YloC family endoribonuclease, whose translation MILSMTGFGRGTAVRNGREITVELRSVNSRYFEYSSRMPRTCSYLDSRLKKQLNERVTRGKVELSLTVQTVDAADTVVAVNQELARSYQQALRDLSETLEVKNDVTAGMIARFPDVLTTRHADVDEEQLWEDVSAVTAQALDRFVEMRAAEGAKMKADVENRLRFLEECVGRVETLSAGRVENYTNRLYEKLKVILEDRNIDDARVLTEAAIFGDKTAVDEETVRLRSHIAQYRSILELDEPVGRKLDFLTQELNRETNTIGSKCQDLDITRIVVDMKAEIEKIREQIQNLE comes from the coding sequence ATGATTTTGAGCATGACCGGTTTTGGCCGGGGAACTGCTGTGCGCAATGGCCGTGAGATCACGGTGGAGCTGCGCAGCGTCAATTCCCGGTACTTTGAGTATTCTTCCCGGATGCCCCGCACCTGCAGCTATCTGGACAGCCGCCTGAAAAAGCAGCTGAACGAGCGGGTGACCCGCGGCAAGGTAGAACTGAGCCTGACGGTGCAGACCGTGGATGCCGCCGATACCGTGGTGGCTGTGAATCAGGAGCTGGCCAGGAGCTACCAGCAGGCCCTGCGGGACCTGTCTGAGACGCTGGAGGTCAAGAACGATGTGACCGCCGGGATGATCGCCCGCTTTCCCGATGTGCTGACCACCCGCCACGCCGATGTGGATGAGGAGCAGCTGTGGGAGGATGTTTCCGCTGTCACTGCCCAGGCGCTGGACCGCTTTGTGGAGATGCGCGCCGCTGAGGGTGCCAAGATGAAGGCTGACGTGGAGAACCGCCTGCGCTTTCTGGAGGAATGCGTGGGCCGGGTGGAGACCCTGAGCGCCGGTCGGGTGGAGAACTACACCAACCGCCTGTACGAAAAGCTCAAGGTCATTCTGGAGGACCGGAACATCGATGATGCCCGTGTCCTGACCGAGGCCGCCATCTTTGGCGACAAGACCGCCGTGGATGAGGAGACCGTCCGCCTGCGCAGCCACATCGCCCAGTACCGTTCCATTTTGGAGCTGGACGAGCCCGTGGGCCGCAAGCTGGATTTCCTGACCCAGGAGCTGAACCGTGAGACCAATACCATCGGTTCCAAGTGTCAGGATCTGGATATCACCCGCATC